From a region of the Panicum virgatum strain AP13 chromosome 2K, P.virgatum_v5, whole genome shotgun sequence genome:
- the LOC120694687 gene encoding uncharacterized protein LOC120694687: MLRRVLDGFDCLHPRCRRRHGGGAGAGAVPAAKARVAVRRFGGSTKCSGVSGGCGDGGAAEAGGGGREVTIRVATFNAAMFSMAPAVAAEPAAGAGAGGGAERGAGLSLPGSPGGARRPKGILKAQAAASLARSPSKARVSINLQDNEISLERSRLWRGKRQPPPPQRREAEAAAPRRRSVEEVLREAGADIIGLQNVRAEEERGMRPLSELAEGLGMRYVFAESWAPEYGNAVLSRWPIKRWKAHRVADQSDFRNVLRATIEVPEAGEINFHCTHLDHLDEGWRMKQVDAIIRSGDGPHILAGGLNALDGTDYSAERWEDIVKYYEEIGKPTPKVEVMKYLKGKQYVDAKDFAGECEAVVVVAKGQDVQGTCKYGTRVDYILASPNSPYKFVPGSYTVISSKGTSDHHIVRVDVTIPQIKETDTETLNRKQRVVRVNKKSSRKGIWGAK; encoded by the exons ATGCTGCGCCGCGTCCTCGACGGCTTCGACTGCCTGCACCCGCGCTgtcggcggcggcacggtgggggcgcgggcgccggggcggtgccggcggccaAGGCGCGCGTCGCCGTGCGGCGGTTCGGCGGCTCCACCAAGTGTAGCGGAGTCAGCGGCgggtgcggcgacggcggcgccgcggaggcGGGCGGGGGAGGGCGGGAGGTGACGATCCGCGTGGCGACGTTCAACGCCGCCATGTTCTCCATGGCGCCCGCGGTGGCCGCCGAGCCGGCAGCGGGGGCGGGGGCAGGGGGTGGGGCGGAGCGAGGTGCTGGGCTCTCACTCCCGGGCAgcccgggcggcgcgcggcggcccaagGGCATCCTGaaagcgcaggcggcggcgagcctggCGCGGTCGCCGAGCAAGGCGCGCGTGTCCATCAACCTCCAGGACAACGAGATCTCCCTGGAGCGGAGCCGGCTCTGGCGCGGCAagaggcagccgccgccgccgcagaggagggaggcggaggcggcggcgccgcggcggcggagcgtggAGGAGGTGCTGCGCGAGGCGGGCGCCGACATCATCGGGCTGCAGAACGTGCgcgccgaggaggagcgcggGATGCGGCCGCTGTCGGAGCTCGCCGAGGGCCTGGGCATGCGCTACGTCTTCGCCGAGAGCTGGGCGCCCGAGTACGGCAACGCCGTGCTCTCCCGCTGGCCCATCAAGCGCTGGAAGGCGCACCGCGTCGCCGACCAATCCGACTTCCG GAACGTGCTGCGCGCCACGATCGAGGTGCCGGAGGCCGGCGAGATCAACTTCCACTGCACGCACCTCGACCACCTCGACGAGGGGTGGAGGATGAAGCAGGTGGACGCCATCATCCGCTCCGGCGACGGGCCGCacatcctcgccggcggcctcaaCGCGCTCGACGGCACCGACTACTCCGCCGAGCGCTGGGAGGACATCGTCAAG TACTACGAGGAGATCGGCAAGCCGACGCCGAAAGTCGAGGTGATGAAGTACCTCAAGGGGAAGCAGTACGTCGACGCCAAGGACTTCGCCGGAGAATGTGAAGCTGTCGTGGTTGTGGCCAAAGGGCAAG ATGTGCAGGGGACATGCAAGTATGGCACGAGGGTGGACTACATCCTGGCATCGCCAAACTCCCCCTACAAGTTTGTACCTGGATCCTACACGGTCATATCTTCCAAAGGAACATCGGATCATCACATCGTCAGGGTCGATGTAACCATACCTCAGATCAAAGAAACCGACACCGAAACCTTGAACCGCAAACAGAGAGTAGTCAGGGTGaacaagaagagctcaagaaaAGGGATATGGGGTGctaaatga
- the LOC120694686 gene encoding NADH dehydrogenase [ubiquinone] flavoprotein 1, mitochondrial-like, which produces MALRRALLRSAEISPDRKAAIEYFHSLSRAQPARSLNGAGLCPASRSFSTQAATTSSTPQPPPPPPPPEKTHFGGLKDEDRIFTNLYGLHDPFLKGAMKRGDWHRTKDLVIKGADWIVNEMKKSGLRGRGGAGFPSGLKWSFMPKVSDGRPSYLVVNADESEPGTCKDREIMRHDPHKLLEGCLIAGVGMRASAAYIYIRGEYVNERLNLEKARQEAYAAGLLGKDACGSGYDFDVHIHFGAGAYICGEETALLESLEGKQGKPRLKPPFPANAGLYGCPTTVTNVETVAVSPTILRRGPEWFASFGRKNNSGTKLFCISGHVNKPCTVEEEMSIPLKELLERHCGGVRGGWDNLLAVIPGGSSVPLLPKHICDDVLMDYDALKAVQSGLGTAAVIVMDKSTDVVDAIARLSYFYKHESCGQCTPCREGTPWLWMIMERLKVGNAKLEEIDMLQEVTKQIEGHTICALGDAAAWPVQGLIRHFRPELERRIRERAERELLAASA; this is translated from the coding sequence GCTGCAATTGAGTATTTTCATTCATTATCAAGGGCACAGCCTGCTCGTTCTCTCAATGGTGCCGGCCTTTGCCCTGCTAGCAGATCATTTAGTACCCAGGCTGCTACTACATCAAGTACACCacagcctccaccaccacctccccctCCAGAGAAGACTCACTTCGGTGGCCTCAAAGATGAAGACCGCATTTTTACCAACCTCTATGGTCTGCATGACCCTTTTCTGAAAGGTGCAATGAAGAGGGGTGACTGGCATAGGACCAAGGATTTGGTGATTAAGGGGGCAGACTGGATAGTTAATGAAATGAAGAAATCAGGCCTCCGGGGACGTGGAGGTGCAGGTTTCCCCTCTGGTCTCAAATGGTCCTTTATGCCCAAGGTTTCAGATGGACGTCCTTCTTATCTTGTTGTTAATGCTGATGAGAGTGAGCCTGGAACTTGCAAAGATAGAGAAATCATGCGTCATGACCCTCACAAACTTCTGGAAGGATGCCTTATTGCTGGAGTTGGAATGAGGGCATCCGCTGCTTACATCTACATTAGAGGTGAATACGTGAACGAGCGTCTCAACCTTGAGAAAGCCCGGCAGGAAGCATATGCAGCTGGACTTCTTGGTAAGGATGCTTGCGGATCTGGTTATGATTTTGATGTGCATATTCATTTTGGTGCTGGTGCATACATCTGTGGTGAAGAGACTGCCCTACTTGAGAGCCTTGAAGGGAAGCAGGGCAAACCTAGGCTGAAGCCGCCTTTCCCAGCCAATGCTGGGCTTTATGGCTGCCCCACTACTGTGACAAATGTTGAAACTGTGGCTGTATCCCCAACAATTCTTAGGCGTGGTCCAGAATGGTTTGCAAGCTTTGGGCGCAAAAACAACTCTGGAACCAAACTCTTCTGTATCTCAGGGCATGTGAACAAACCTTGCACCGTGGAGGAGGAAATGAGCATACCTCTCAAGGAGTTGCTCGAGAGGCACTGTGGAGGTGTGAGGGGAGGATGGGACAACCTGCTTGCAGTTATTCCTGGTGGTTCATCTGTTCCCCTTTTACCAAAACACATATGTGATGATGTGTTGATGGACTATGATGCACTGAAGGCTGTGCAGTCTGGATTGGGTACTGCAGCGGTCATCGTGATGGACAAATCTACGGATGTTGTTGATGCAATTGCTAGGCTGTCATACTTCTACAAGCATGAGAGTTGTGGGCAGTGCACGCCTTGCCGGGAGGGCACACCCTGGCTTTGGATGATCATGGAGAGGCTCAAGGTTGGTAACGCGAAGCTGGAGGAAATCGATATGCTTCAGGAGGTCACAAAGCAAATCGAAGGACATACTATCTGTGCCCTTGGGGATGCTGCAGCATGGCCTGTGCAGGGGCTTATCAGGCACTTCAGGCCGGAGCTGGAAAGGAGGATCCGTGAGCGAGCTGAAAGGGAGCTGCTGGCGGCTTCTGCATGA